The Bdellovibrio sp. NC01 genome includes the window TGAAGTTTTGGGTCACTGAGTTTTCCCAAACTTCCGTCGAGGTGAAAAGAACGAAGTACCAACTTGGTGGTCGTGCCGATATCATTTTTGCTGGAGCTTCAATTTTGTTAAAAGTTGTCGAAGCTCTTAACATGGATGGCTTACGTGTATCCACTAAAGGAGTGAGATATGGTGTCGCTCTTGAGATGCTTCGCTCTAACGGCTCTCATTAGTTTTTCTTTTAATGCTCAAGCTGCTTTGCAATTCGCGAAGAAGAAGATCAGCGTGGGCAACAAGACCTTCGTCGTAGAAATTGCGGAATCAACTCCACAACACGAACGCGGTTTAATGTTCATCAATAAATTAGCTGAAGACGAAGGAATGCTGTTCATCTTTAAAAATGAAGAGACGCGTTTCTTTTGGATGAAGAATACGATGATTGATCTTTCGATTGGGTTTTTTGACAAAGATAAAACTTTAGTCGATGTGCAAGAAATGAAATCGGGACAAAATGTTTCTGATGCAGATCTTCCTTCTTATGCAAGTGCGCGACCGGCCAAGTACGCGCTTGAGATGAATAAAGGATGGTTTGATAAGAACAAAATCAAGATAGGCAGCAAACTTAAGATTCACTAATTACTTCGGTTTCGCCGACGTAATAGATTTGGCCTAAGTCTAGTGAATTCAGAAATATTTGCCAGCCTTCTATCTTGGCTTTAGATTGTTAATAACGCTTTACCGAAACAGTATGTTTCGTAGCATCACTCAAGGACGAAAAAATGATGAAAAAACTCGTTGTTTTACTAGCGTGTTGTGGACTAGCCGTACAGCTTAGTGGCTGTAGCTTGTTCTCTAGTGAAAATAAATCCGACGCTGAAGTAACAGCAGATGTAGATTCTGCCGACCTAGAAAAACTTGAAGGCGAAGAAGCTCTGCAAGCAACAAACGATCAATCTTTGGCAAGCGATCAGCTTCCTGAAGACGCTTTGGGTGAGTCTGCTCCAAAAGCTGAACCGCAAGCGATCGCTGCGGCACCAGCGGAGTCTTTAACTCCTCCAGCATCAACTTCAAATGAATCTCTTCCATCAGATCCATTTGCTGAAAATGCAGCGACTGAAATGCCGCCTCCACCAGCAGCGGATTCAAACACA containing:
- a CDS encoding DUF192 domain-containing protein, which translates into the protein MVSLLRCFALTALISFSFNAQAALQFAKKKISVGNKTFVVEIAESTPQHERGLMFINKLAEDEGMLFIFKNEETRFFWMKNTMIDLSIGFFDKDKTLVDVQEMKSGQNVSDADLPSYASARPAKYALEMNKGWFDKNKIKIGSKLKIH